The genomic region tactaaattaaattaatattagaatTAGTTGACTGCTTGCTACtttctaattaaattatttttagaaatatctaATTGTATTTACTAGTTCCCAGTAAATGAATTTTAgaactatataataaattaaaaattaactggCTTCAAGCTTTGATTAACAGTGAAGTTTAGGATGGCTTTTTTCTACAGTATTTTAGCTCAGAGCATGATAAATACCAGCCAAGTTGTTTTGTAGTTGAAATGTTTTGGCTCTGAATGAAAGAGAGAGAGTTTGTAGTTTGATCTTTTTGCCAGGTAAGAGCAAAGAGTTTCTTTTGACTGCATTAAGTATCTTTTCTACATACACTGTTTGctattgtttgttattgagtgcacagctacacaaaggactatctgtgttctgcttgCCACTAGTATTGAAACCTCTGGTTTATAGTAGTACAAGTTcctagacataccactgtgacactggTCGGCACCTATGTTAGTCATCCAAGTGTGATTCTGCagctattatttaaaatattacttagtagttttgtacattttaatcTAAATACTATTTACTTTCACATTGTACATGAATGCTTGTTGATTTTAAGTGTCTCACTGTGCATATTTGACAGGCAAGTTACTCAGTAtcttaagaaagtaaaatataaaatatttcaatctttTTCTATATTCTTACTTACTCACTTGAATTATATGtcatattaattttcagttttcttttgatCTGTCATACAAACTTACAGCatttatttacttcttttaagaaaatacttttaagtttataaaattagatGTGAAAAATTTgcatttaaaatgaaaagttatctcaagttataaagttaattatttcacctgatgtatattaataaagaatgttaaaaatatattcatctcTTCTAAGTATTTCAGTGTCACATCTTTTGTTGTTCTAAAGCTGTAGTGTATGTGTTacataataaagtgtaaaaaacatatttaaatgtgCCCAGGTATTTACTTGTATGCAGTTAAAAGCTAATTGATATAAAACTGAGCACTGTGTAATCTAGAAGCATAACAAAACTGTTTGACCTTTGGCCAAAACCCCTAATTAGGGTTGTATAAACCAATTAAAAACATATGCGTTTTTCTTGCTTCTGAGATTAGGAATATTGTTGAATTAAATAAGCTACTCTTGCTTTGGATACCTTTGGAATGGGATTGAAAGTGAATTAAACAATTAAGCCTTGTTTTTAAACACTGATGGGTTGttattactgttgtattaaaGAGCCCATAATCTTTGTTTAAAGACCATTGACGTAGGGTTGGAGACGTATTAATGAAAAACCGTTGGGTAAGGACTGGTGACTTCTAGTAAGCCCACAATCTTGTTTTAAATCAACGTAATGTATTAGTCAAGAGATATGAAATTACTCAATTATGTGCAATATATGGATTCCACTGGTAGTGAACGATACAAAAACAAATGTGTAACTTGAGGCTTAAACACTGTTGCAAATGACGAAGATTGTTACAAGAAAGATTTgcacatttttgttttgaaaagcaTTGAGATAAGCTGTTTGCAGCAGTTTATTCTATGCTTTAAGGTGCTGTTCATTGTAACTTTTGATTCTAGCAATAAGGCGTAGTTAAGTATTGTCGTCGTTGTTTTTTGGCATTaacatgaatgaaaataaaaagctTCAAACACCGTAGTTTTCTAGAACAGAAGTAATTTGGTGCTCTAAATATGGCCTGGCTTCGAAAGAGAAGAGacagatttattattaaattgcAAACAACATAGGAAGTTGGAGATTGTTTGATAACCTGTAAAAGTGTCATGTGGAAAACTAGCAAGAGAAGATTGTTTTAACGTTCAGATATCTTTTTTAGGCTTAGGAAAAAGTTCGAGATCATTTTATTCACATATAAACTTTCGGGATCAACTGTGAATAGAAGTAGCTTAGTTATTATGTTTAGTATTCGAGATAGGTAGAATTTCGTTGTCTTTCTCAGACTGTAGACCTTAAagcatatatatgtaaattacgTTCCTTTTTTGGGGGTAGGAGGATCGAATGTTGCTCGGTGATTAGCGTGTCGGAATAGGGATCTACGGGTAAATAGTTCGCGTCCTGTTAAGGCTCTAAAAGAATCGTGCTCCGCACTTTGGAACAGTGAATGTGTTACAAGCATGACGGTCAAATTTTTACTATTCTGCCAGACAAGAGCAGCCTAAGAGCTGGTCCTAGATACTGTTGACAAGTTGTATTCTCTCCATTGTGAATATCCAAAAAAACTAAACAACTTGTactctttctttaatgttaatgTCATAAAAGTATtggatgaaattattattaatgatttattttccatgatttattattttattataagtattattttccaCTGTCAATATGTGAAATTAGGATTAATATAAATTTCGTAAGCTGGTCGAACGTTGTGAGATTGTGAAATTACAGCCGAAAATATTGCTAACAACGGAGGCATCTATTTGACGAGTCATTGTATTTTAaccattataataaaaacaatatatcgTATTAAGTATATTAGGTACTGGGTTAATTTTATAGTCGTGATCTATGTAGACAGGTTTCTTGATCaagagttaataaaaatatatatattttattccagTCACTTGAAGTTAAATCCTAAAACTTAAAAGCAATATAAACACAACTATTATTCCAACTTCTCTAGTCTATCTGTGAATTTTTATACCCTGTTGAAAACGAGTTTGATGATATCGTAATTCAGCTGCTGGGTTTGTATTACTCTTGAACTAAATGTGCAAACACTTGTGATAACAGgttcaataaattattaacttttaatttctatttGTCATTCTGTGATTTAGCAATAATTACCTTTCATGAAACGCGTTACCATTGTTTGAGTTTTGTGTGGTATATTTTTCTTACagaacaaatatgttttattctttgtgTTGTCCAAGAGATGAGAGACGAGTCTCGACGCATCATGACTAAGGATTACCACTCTTACGTGTGTCCATTGCGTGGACAACTGACGTAGCTTCTCCAACAAGTGTCAGTCGGACAGCAGCCATGAGTTCTGTGTGGAAAAGATTACAACGAGCGAACAAGCGAGCTGCCCGGTTTCAATTCACAGCTTCATATCAGGAACTTATGGTAGAAGGGACAACAAAATGGTAATATGAAGACATGCATTACTGTCAGTGTTTAACCTTTCCAGTGGACCTTGTAAACAACATATTGTAGTATTTTAAACGATTAATGCactgtaaattttgaaattatcataattataaaataaacaggtTAAACTAGTGAAAACTAGTAACGTTCAAACATGCAATAACGCTTGAGAAAATTAATACCAGTATTAATACTGAAATGTTTCGAATCCATTTTTTCCCCATAATAACTGCTTTATGTCTACTAAGagaattgttataattatttaatgtttcgtGTAgcgaattttaaaaaaattcaaaaacaacaaaaagaaaaagttttatattttcgaCACCAGGTTGCAACACATTCTTACGTATAAATTTCCAGAATGTGGTTTgtgtagattttattttttcgtgttgttatttgtattttacatatgAACGTTGGTTATACATGCATTAAAGTGAAATACTACGCACATGATGCTTTTAAATAGGgtataataaagtttaacaatacAAGTAACATGATTTTTTATTGCCatttaaacaaaattcataatttttaatgtataattatctTGTTACATTGACCtgatgtttaaagttttattctgTGAGCGTACTGTCTCAACTTGCATTTCTTGTCtgtttttacatgttaaaatcgttttttttgtgtgtgttatactCAGGCAACCCAACAAACTTTGTGTTGTTTGGACACGCAGAAATCGACGGTATTCAACGCAGGTAGTGTAATAACTCATGATTTTGATTGCTAAAAcaagttatgtttgttttagtcACAAGATGTGAAGTATCTAAAACAAAACTCAGATGATCAAGTATATGtcatttttagaaataaacattttttaaagaaacgaAATCAATATTACTGCTGTCATTTGTTGGGTTAGTGAAGAGTCCAcaaatttataacgttaaaattcggggtttgattccTCACAGAGTACACAACATAtaacctgatgtgactttgctttgAAAGAAAcgaacaaaagaaacaatattattgCCACAAAGtactaaaaattatttgttttgtgtttaacaagttATATTCAACTTAAGTTTCATAAAACCAGTTTTTAATTAcataagtatttaaatttaatacttctTGTATATCTTGGATAGATATCAGTAAACATACTGGAAAGTTTTTGTATATtgctttatatttatatcattagtttctaggaaaataaataattcaagaggtaaaaacataaaaaataatattttttattgcacTTAATTCTTCCATTAGGTCTTTAAATATGGCAACTTGTAATATACAAATGTATTTCAGCCTCGTTCTTGGGAACCTACGATTCGAAACCCATACCGTGGCCTCGTAGTTTGGCCTGTTCCAGAAAACATAGAAATCAAAGCCACGTTGTTCAAAGATCAAAGAAGGAAGGACTTTGAAGATAAAGAATGGACATTTGTTGTTGAAGATGTAAGTAGCAACAATTCGTACAAGAATGTTAAAAGTAGTGTAATGAACATCATCAACATGATGTCTGATTTGGACAactaatatgaaaattaaaactttcaaaaaagtgAAAATTCTAGGACTTGTTTTCAGCTTTTGCagtgcttgtttttttttttttttaaatttcgtgcaaagctactcaagggctatttgcactagccatccctaatttagcagtgtaagactagaaggaaggcagctagtcatcaccacccactaccaactcttgggctactcttttaccaatggatagtgggattgaccgtcacattataacacccctatggctgaaagggagagtatgtttggtgtgatgggaatttgaaccctcgaccctcagattactggtcaagtgccttaaccacctgacatgTCAGGTCTTGCAGTTCTTATTTCTAACTGTATATTTTTCACCCATATATTAGGTCATTGGTGCTAATTTACATCAAGTAACTTGTTATCTTGCTTTATACCACCTGGTGGTGCTAACTTAgtattaacctattttatatctGTCCTTACATTACCTGGTTTTTAAAAGTAACTTTGCATTTAGCTACATATTAGCTGTTAGTCTGCCTGAACTTACTGTGTGTCTACCAATGTGACACATGACCATACTAATTCACTGATTCTaactaaatatgtttatatacatgtcTTTTGGCTGTTTTAGTCCATTGAAACTAACTTTTTATCCATATATGTATCGTTTGGCTTTGCTAATCCattgaaagtaattttattatccTGTGCTATGACACTATAGCCTGTTAGCTCATTAAaacttactttatattttgtgatatGATACTATAAGTAGATAATctggtgaaatgtattttatattttgcaaaagAACACTATGTACTCGTAGtctattaatattaactttatatcCAATAGTATGACACTACACATTGTTATTGTTGAAACTGACATTATATCATGTGACACATGTCTTGCTAGTTCATTAAAATTTACTCTGTGTTGTGACATGACACTATGTGCTGATAGGTTTAAGGTAGAAGTCCATTAACTTTTCCTTTTTTGTAAATACTTGCACATCACAACTacatttaacatattaaataacaaatgtagaACCCAGTTTGTCATTTAAGTTACCATAGAGTTGCAATGGTTTTGGAGAACTCCAGTAATCCTGGATAAAGTTGAAAAATAAGACTAGGTTTCATACAGTGGTGGAGTATATAATATGTGGATAGTGTTTCAAACGTCTTTTATTTCAACAGTATACTTGTAATTATTCTTTAAATTCCCATATAAGTATAGGATTACTGTGTGAGTAAATGATGTTTCGTAACATTACATGTATAATTTTTacctaatttaattttaaaaagttgtgtTTGGTAATCATGTTATTTCCAAGTAATACTGTGATATTAGAATGGGTTTACTGTAGGGgtcttaacttttgtttttaacacttgttGTTTAAAGAAGATAAAGAGATCTAAACCAGATGTGGCCTCATACAAATGTGTTAGGTGTAACTGCATCAGGAcctatgtttattgtttaatattacatcATCTAACCAAACTTCAtaagtatattaaacataattatcaCAAGGTGTTTATATTATGCTCCATTATATATTAAACCAAATTTTGAAACCttacatattattatgttttgaagattttataaaagtttattctgTCAGATTCATAGAGGGAGCAGTGAGTTGGCAGGTCAGTCATGACCGTATTGATTTAACTATGTTCAGTCTGCATTCTTAACATTACACAATGACCCTCACCTATCTGAGGTAGCTCCTAATTCAGGTATTTGTGTGTAAGAGAATAGAGCCATGTTTAAAGAATGTATACACACTTAACTTTTTCTGTCATATAAAAAATGGTGTGTTGAAACATTGCTATTATAGATCTAAAGGCACTATTGATTTTATTTGCAAAGTGTTTTgggaaatatttaatttttcataaggAATCAAAAGATAAATAGTTGATGAAGTTGTTTCATGATATACCCTTATTATTCAGTGGTAAATTTCCAGATTTATAATCCAGTGTTGAATTTCCCATATTGGACAGAGTggaaataacccattgtgtagttttacactaCAAGCAACTTGTTTCATGCTGTCATTGAACATTCAGATAAAAAATGTTGCTTTTCCTGAACTGATGTTTTCATATTATCTTGAcataaaaattcttttatttttgtaatgtttcttgTCTAATAAACAAGATTCAGTTATAGTTTGAGTTTATTATTGTAGTAATCCTGATGACTGAATTTCAGATATCCAGAACAGGGAAGCGACGGCAAGTGGCTACAGCAAACATTAATCTCAGGTATTACACAAGCATGGCTTCTTCCCAGTCAGAAGTGAAACTGAAGTTTAAACCTCTCTCCAAGAAAGTGACAGGAGCACATTTAAGTTTAACCCTGTCCTGTGTTTTTTTGAAGGAGGGAAAAGCAACGTAAGTAGAGATATGAGATGTATCGTAAAgcattttctattttgtttataGTCATATTTAAGACCCTTCATATCATTTTTTGAAGAAACAGTTAGGAACTGCATTTATAGAAAATATGGAAACAAACTTATTGTATCTACACAGTTttcaatttcattaaatatcaatAAAGTTATTTGGTCAACTTGGTTCCATCTGTGGTTGTAGATCTTCACcaaatgctattttagatttgtACTCATAATATGTATCATCATGGTAAATTAATAGATGGCAGCACCTATCATGATATTTATTAGTATTAAAGTAAATTGTATGatacattgtttgtatttttcaacaACTACATTTAAGTACATTAAAATATCTTGTAAATGATCATTCTTTCTGCCTACTCTTGTAACTTTCTGAAGTGTTCTCACGTTTGTATATTATGCAGTTCAAAAGTTTTATTCTAA from Tachypleus tridentatus isolate NWPU-2018 chromosome 1, ASM421037v1, whole genome shotgun sequence harbors:
- the LOC143227021 gene encoding EH domain-binding protein 1-like isoform X2; amino-acid sequence: MSSVWKRLQRANKRAARFQFTASYQELMVEGTTKWQPNKLCVVWTRRNRRYSTQPRSWEPTIRNPYRGLVVWPVPENIEIKATLFKDQRRKDFEDKEWTFVVEDISRTGKRRQVATANINLRYYTSMASSQSEVKLKFKPLSKKVTGAHLSLTLSCVFLKEGKATDEDLQSIASLMSIQPPGQDVGNLDDFDDEAELGQEDSATSISELASQFGLLVDAHNPSEENKSE
- the LOC143227021 gene encoding EH domain-binding protein 1-like isoform X1, translating into MSSVWKRLQRANKRAARFQFTASYQELMVEGTTKWQPNKLCVVWTRRNRRYSTQPRSWEPTIRNPYRGLVVWPVPENIEIKATLFKDQRRKDFEDKEWTFVVEDISRTGKRRQVATANINLRYYTSMASSQSEVKLKFKPLSKKVTGAHLSLTLSCVFLKEGKATDEDLQSIASLMSIQPPGQDVGNLDDFDDEAELGQEDSATSISELASQFGLLVDAHNPSEENKSEMTCADSSATTDT